The nucleotide window TAGTATGAACTTCTGCTGCTACTGTTGTCATGGTGGACTTCTATACAGTGACTCCACATTCTGGAAAGGCTCTTTCACTTGGGTGTGGATCTGGTGGAACTTTGGGCTCCTGGAAGGGAAAAGGCTTCAATTTCATCTTTGTAGCTTCTGGATCAATGAGACTTTAAATGGACTGCCCTACTGAGCCTTTTGCCTCCTATTAAATGTTGCTTTTGGTAAGAGTGCTTGTGTATTTTGCTTCCTCATGTTTCATACGTGGGCAGGCTTGATCCCTTTATAGCAGGAACTCAGCCCAAATTTGTCATGGAACTGAAATTCTTAGCCGTGTCCTGCTCGCCCTGCAGCTGACGTTGCTCAGTCTGTAGAATTCCCTTGCTCAGTGGTGTGTGACAGTTCACACTTCCCCACCGAGGCACCCCAGAGGAAAGGAGATGAAGCAGATATGAAAAAAGACCAGGAGCAATTTTTATCTTGGATGACAAACGTAGAAAAGTCAGAAGGTGGCTCCAAACCAATGCAGTGCCTGCCTTGAGTGTTTTACAATCATCTGACATCAGCAGAGAGACACGAGTGTCCAACTGGAGGGTGGCAGAGAGATAAGGCAACATACAGAAGGTGGAGGATCTGGAAGGAGACTCACTCCGTTCCCCTCCTTTCGGGTCTTGGACCCTGTgctttctctttccccctcctcGCGTTGAAAAAAGTCATACTTCAACACAGCAAACTTGGCAGGTGATGCTTTGCTTCTGGAGTGTCAAATCAACTCCTACAAATGCACAGGTGGTACaatctgaaaaagagaaaagtgcTAGATTTGCTTTGGATGCTTTTATGTTCGCCTTTCACCTTGGTATGTAACACTGCTGCCCCACTTCACCTCCTAGTCCAAGTGTGGGATTCTCTCTATCTAGTACAGACTTACCTTTTGGCTGTTACTCtgctttttttagcttttcttttcgTGGCACAATTAATCTGCGAATGTAAGGCAACACCAATAATAAGGTGAAGAACAACACATGGCCCAAGAAATAAATAGACCTGTACACCTGTAAAGAGAAAGGCAGGGTTAAGGATCAGCAAGCAGCTTTGAGCCAAGAACATGAGAGACAGGATGGAGGGGAAAAGGGGGGTTGTGTGGCTTGTCTGTGGCTACTAAATACCTTCATCCATTTGTCCCAGGTGAAAAGGCAAAATGGCACTAGAGAGTAACCCATAAACATCCAGTGGTTAGCCTGCTGCAGCACATAGAAGATGGGCTGCAAGGCAGTGATGGAGGCCAAAGTGCTTAGTGGAGGACTGTCCCGAACAAGGTTTATGAcctaatttaaagaaaaaacaaaattctcATCAGTTGGATGTCCTATTGCTATATATGGAGGCTCTGGGGCCAAAGTTATCTATCCAGctgtgcaaaattaattttagtaaGCCGTTAGTCTCTAAAAAAGTAACTAAGCAGCCCATCCTGcttaaagttttaattaaaaaaaaaaaaacattttaaatatgaaatgttGTTCTCTCAGTACTGGGAGATTTAGCAGAGACATTCAGCTTGTGCTTGTCTTCCAACCTTTCCAGCTGCTTCGGTTGCTCTCTACTCATAGGCCAAGTTCTCCACTTTTCTTCCTGTCAGCTTCTGCAATAAGTTTATGGCTTGCCCATGCAGAAGCCATCAACCTACTGAACTCTTGAGAACAGAACTGTATCACGTTTGAAAACCAATTCCAAAGCAAGCAGCTATTTTTCACGTTTAATCCAAGTAAAGCCTTATGTGTGGCAGTTTCCAGGCTTCCAGGGGAAGGTTAAGGTAAGTCAGACAAAGCGCACCTGTCTTTCAACGATGACTATAAGCAACTCCATTTGAAAGCACACCAGGTAGCCAGAGTGCAGCCCGTGCCAAATGGCCAGGAAGAACAGGGCCAGTGCCTGTGACAGCAGTTTGTTACCCAGGAACTTCAGACGCTTGAAGATGTAGCtagagcagaaaagaaacaaactcaAAGTGCTTCTAGTTCATGGTCTGTCCTCCCCTCTCTATGTCAAGAGCTGCAGGGCCCAGGGGACTGTAGACCTTTGCACACCCTGTGGTGACAGAAACAGCAAGATGGCTCTCCTTACCAGGGCAAAATGTACCCGAGTCCTTGTCTTAAAGAAACCCCAGCTAATGGGGAGAGGTGCTTCATCCAATAACACACAGGGAAATGATATTTGACGATTCAGTTGCGTGTCTCAGCAAGTGCTGAACCAAAATCTGGTTGAGTTCTTGTGTAGGGAGCATCAAGAGGCACGATGTAGGAACCAGCTGTTAGAGCGGTTCTGTGGCCATTCGAGTAGGCAGGTCCAAGGGCTCGCTGTGGTCCCGTTGcagcctctgcccctctcctgccgTCAACTGCTTGCCTACGTTAATGAACTGCCCTTTTAGATCGAATGAAAAGATCTACTTAACCCCGAAACTTAACCTGTTTCAAATGGCACAGCAGCAAAACGTGGAAGAAGGAGTGCCAGAAAAAATGGCAGATTCTTCCTCTACTGCTCCCTCTCAGGCTAGGATCTCGGTTCTGTTGACACAGACATTACCAAGACATTATAGAAGGGGAATTTTGTCCTGCTCACCGGGCCACCCAAGCATTGGTGTTGATGTTGAAAGAAGCAATGGTCCCTGTGAACAAAGGTGTTGTCTCATACAGCCAGACCTTCATGTTGGCACAGGCATCCCACAAAGGCTTTCCACTCTGGTCCTTCCCATTGTAACCCAGACCGACAAGGATGCAGACACCTTCCTATGGAAAAAGATTCATGAGAGGAAAACATtgcctttccaaaaaaaaaagggggcagagctggggaagctCTGACTCAATGTGTGTTGAGTGGAGAGCACCACTGCAGATGGATTAAAAACTGCCTGCTTTTTAGTTAGCTAGCCTTTGCTAACTTAAATTAAGCTAAACTGACCAGCACTGATCTCCAGATATTTGGATTACTTCCATTTAGCACTAGGTCCAAGAGCATACTAAGTAGCTGCAAAGGTGCAACCTTTGttcatttgtcttttgtttctggaACAACATCTAGACTCACCGTAACAAGCCAGCAAGTTACGTATTTGTAGAGTATAATTTTGCCCCAGATCAGTATGTAACCACAACGGAACCAGAAAGGCTTCTCCTGCAGAGATAAGAGtgaaatagaacaaaaataaaaaccagagtTGAGTGGCAATAATGAGACAAGGCAGATGAGATCTCATCACTGTCTTTTGTTTTAATCTGATGTACATGTTGAGGCTGCTATAAGGACTGGACTGCCAGCCTATTGGCTTATGCAAATTTATACATCATTCTCCTTCCTCTGGTAATATTTGGCTGTACTGAAATAGGTACTTTGGGAAGATTCTGGGATTAGCATAATCATTGTGGAATTTACACCCTCATTTATTCATACTGACACAGAAACACTGATAAACTGCAGGTAGGAATTACTTGTTAACAGTTTCCTAAAAACCTCAAAGATTCTGGAGAGCCTTACAAGTTACTCTAGTGAAGTTCTTTGCATGTAATGGTTATATGGAAGGTCATTAAAAGGTCACAATGCATATGTTAGGTTCCCAAAACCAACAGTAGCATCTAAGATTAATTCTCTATttgtaaaatttttcatttggttCGGGTCAGCTTAACACGTTCCTGTTCTGCATCAGATGGAATCCACAGGACAGGCAGTAAAGCCAAATCAGTTGTGGAAAGGCTTATCACTACTTgctgacttatttttaaattgatgtgaaagtggaaaaaaaaatcccctctggcAGATCCAGTGCCCACCAGAGAAGTGGAATTCTTCCACACCCCAGAAGTGCCAAATGAATACATACCATGTAATCATCCGAGATGAGGTACTCATCAGAGATGTACAGGCTTGACAAGGTATAGGTTACTAGAAACAAGAGACCCAAACTCAGGCGCTTGAGAGCAGGcacaaaactgagaaagaaaaatatgaaggtTAAAGAAAAGCCTTGGAAAGAGACTGTCAAactcataatttaaaaaaacaaaagtggaGAAGAGGAGGTAGGGGAGATAGCGATAGGGAGTCACCATGTTCCACTGCTGCAGATGCCTCCATTTGGAAGCTGGGATGCTGACATCACCAGGATGGGACCGAGTCTGTGCTAAAGATGTCAAATGGTTCATGCCCTGGAACAATGCTAGGACATTAAGCAGAGAATTATGAGCAGCTTTGGAATGAGTGCCTTGTTTTACAAATCACTTTTGGTCACAGTACTGTAGTGCCCAGGTGAAAAGGCACTCTGCTGCAGGGAACATGTGGAGGATTCAGCATTCTGGGATCTTAGGAAGGTGAGGAGCTGAGTGGCTTTTTATTACCTATTGGGTCTCTGGCCTGGAACGTCAGTCATCTCACCCCTTGCCAGTTTCTGATAGTCTGTCATGGAGAACTGAGGCCCCACCATGAAGGCACCATAGAAATAGGAGAATCCTGAGACCTCCAGCAAGGTAGGAACTCCCCGGACAGCAAATCGCCGCTGCTCAGGGGTCAGGAACTCCTGCACCAAAGGGAGTGGCATTAACATCATCCTAGGGGATCTCACACTAGCTCTGGATGTTATGTTCTCAGCCTACCTCCTTAATGGACTCAGTTCTTGTTCTCCATGTATATGGAACTTTCCGCTTCGTACTTCATGTACattcctctccccagccctctaTCCCCAGCCCCTCTAAATAGCAACAAGACCCAATGGTTGAGATGAGTTGCACAGATCTCTCTTCCCACATAAGCTCAAAACATGGAAGGGATCTATTGACATGCAACCCTGCCAGCATAGTAGGCATAGTAAAAACACTGTATCTGACCTATTTCAGTCCCTGATTGTGATTGCAGGTACTTTCCCAAGACCGTAACATCCTACAATTGCTACTTCTTGATGCACGAATTCAttgtctttaaatacttgaaACTTCAGCTTAGGGAATTTCAGCTCAACCTTCTTTTCTTGCAGTCAGCAGTGATTCCATGGATGCTGAAGACTTGGTCAGGCCCCAAACAGGTGATGGGTAATGCAGATACTTGAAGTAGGATTAAGAGACTGTAGCAAGTGTTCTGCCCTCTCCCACAGATTGTACTGTGCAACTTCTCCCACTGCTTCATCTGCTCTAAAATCCAAGCAAATGGTAACGGGCAACCATTCACAAGGATATGGTAAGACTaaacaaaggaaaggaagatgGGAACTGAGGCCCAGTGCTGATCGTTTGCAAGTTAAAGGTACACTACCCACAGGACACAGAGCATTGGGGACTGGGAATCTAAAGCAACAGATTTGGAGGAAGGAGATGGTGGGGCATTTGGAAGGGGACAGAATAATGTTCTGACATGATTGAAACAACTTTGTCCATCTCTAATCACTACTGTCTCTGttccaaattatttctttccattccAGAATTCAGTGCGCTCAGACACTCATAGAGGCTCCCCTTTCAGCTATGGCTTTTACCAGACAATGAATGCAGCTTGCTAACTCACATCCTTTGAACTTGATTTTCTGACCTCTAGCTCACTGGAAtggcggggaggggaggaagaatgAAGGAGAAATGGTATCTTACTCACCGGATCTTTTCCTCCATCATAGTAATCGATGGCCAGACCTAGAGGTGAGAAACAATTATCTGAAGCCCTGCGATGGGGTGAACAAGAGTCCTCTCTTCCCTGAGGCACAGCTTGCAGAGCGCAAGAGATAGGCGGGAGGTGTCACTCACCAATCAACTTGAGCGTCAAGACACAATGTGGCATTGT belongs to Strix uralensis isolate ZFMK-TIS-50842 chromosome 2, bStrUra1, whole genome shotgun sequence and includes:
- the LPCAT3 gene encoding LOW QUALITY PROTEIN: lysophospholipid acyltransferase 5 (The sequence of the model RefSeq protein was modified relative to this genomic sequence to represent the inferred CDS: deleted 1 base in 1 codon); translation: MGAEGAASGAGAAVLVPLPGSRSNRPAGRPGEKMAVAGSGWGLAQLAEALGSSEQALRLIVSILMGYPFALFQRYFLFQKETYLIHLYNVFTGLSIAYFNFGMQFFHSLLCVLIQFLILRLMGRTITAVFTTFFFQMTYLMAGYYCTATEHYDIKWTMPHCVLTLKLIGLAIDYYDGGKDPEFLTPEQRRFAVRGVPTLLEVSGFSYFYGAFMVGPQFSMTDYQKLARGEMTDVPGQRPNSFVPALKRLSLGLLFLVTYTLSSLYISDEYLISDDYMEKPFWFRCGYILIWGKIILYKYVTCWLVTEGVCILVGLGYNGKDQSGKPLWDACANMKVWLYETTPLFTGTIASFNINTNAWVARYIFKRLKFLGNKLLSQALALFFLAIWHGLHSGYLVCFQMELLIVIVERQVINLVRDSPPLSTLASITALQPIFYVLQQANHWMFMGYSLVPFCLFTWDKWMKVYRSIYFLGHVLFFTLLLVLPYIRRLIVPRKEKLKKAE